From Oceanispirochaeta sp. M1, a single genomic window includes:
- a CDS encoding NADP-dependent oxidoreductase, whose translation MKAAIIREYGQEVEITDIPKPELLADAVLVEVHSASINPVDNIIRAGYMKEYIPIKFPFIMGFDVSGVVVEVGSDVSNFKKGDEVYARPSGQLGGTIAEYAVINEKELALKPVNISHQEAASIPLAGLTAWQALVAKGKLQKGQKVLIHAGSGGVGTLAIQMAKQVGAYVASTTSTSNVEMVKKLGADEVIDYKNKNFEELLSDYDLVIDMMGGEILEKSFKVLKKGGTLVSIKGQDTNDLAKQYGVQFESFFMWPSGEMLSELAQFIGDGVLKPVIDRSYSIDETQKAYDYLQTGRVKGKVVIAVK comes from the coding sequence ATGAAAGCAGCCATAATAAGAGAATACGGTCAAGAAGTTGAAATAACTGATATCCCCAAACCAGAACTTTTAGCAGATGCTGTCCTGGTAGAAGTTCATAGCGCCAGTATTAATCCCGTTGATAATATTATCAGGGCTGGTTATATGAAAGAATATATACCCATAAAATTCCCTTTCATCATGGGATTCGATGTTTCCGGTGTAGTTGTTGAAGTCGGTTCAGATGTGAGCAATTTCAAGAAGGGAGACGAGGTGTATGCCCGTCCCTCTGGACAACTCGGAGGCACCATTGCTGAATACGCCGTTATTAATGAAAAAGAATTAGCCCTTAAACCGGTAAATATAAGCCATCAGGAAGCCGCATCCATCCCATTGGCAGGATTAACTGCCTGGCAGGCTCTTGTAGCAAAGGGCAAGCTCCAAAAGGGTCAGAAGGTATTGATTCATGCAGGTTCTGGTGGAGTGGGAACTCTTGCTATTCAGATGGCAAAACAAGTAGGCGCCTATGTTGCCAGTACAACAAGTACAAGCAATGTTGAAATGGTAAAAAAACTGGGAGCCGATGAGGTCATCGATTATAAAAATAAAAATTTTGAAGAGCTTCTATCTGACTATGACCTGGTCATCGATATGATGGGAGGAGAGATTCTGGAGAAATCCTTCAAGGTTCTTAAAAAGGGTGGAACTCTCGTCTCCATTAAGGGACAAGATACAAATGACCTTGCCAAACAATATGGTGTTCAATTCGAATCATTTTTTATGTGGCCCAGTGGTGAGATGTTAAGCGAACTTGCCCAGTTTATTGGTGATGGAGTTCTAAAACCTGTCATTGATCGCAGCTACTCAATTGATGAAACTCAGAAAGCCTATGACTACCTGCAAACAGGACGGGTCAAAGGAAAAGTGGTTATTGCTGTAAAATAG
- a CDS encoding glycoside hydrolase family 127 protein, which translates to MIKIKDQFWSPRRDINRTEALINQWEQYCRCGTLENFRLIAEGRPGKREGFFYTDSDAHKWADAASRVLASDPDEKLEGLLDEYIDLMARSQEEDGYLFTWNQLYFPGTRWVNMQVEHELYTAGHFIEAGISHLAAMGKKDLFNLALNSADLVVKDFTRISSASAPGHQEIEIALLKLYRLTGKKDYLNTAEQFLLKRGHNKLFGFIMLRDFLSHTFRSRKVRKLDKTQGSKELGFEFGENIQSREPRFLMVRSFFSFLDGSYQQQHQPLLKQTEAKGHSVRWAYMMYAAAILASEKDGDEVCNFLEKCWENLVTKKMYITGGIGSLPVIEGFGRDYELNNEFSYSETCAAIGSIFWNNEMLRLSPQARFADLVERQLYNAASVGISQDGKKYFYRNPLESNGELERHAWFETACCPSNISRLWADIHNLIYLETEETITINQYIGSSTEFEKKEINIEMESGFPWEGKVRIKVSNTRPISLQLRIPGWADSWEIRLNNELYTGGEQIRDSPIYTQIMQNAHYETVMLSPGSRNLIELDIPMEILANRSDSRVRENRGKRAISRGPLIYCVESENDIDSAVDISRLRFEMDHSSFTGSTGVILNDDVSFIPYFLWGNRGKRKMKVWVDFL; encoded by the coding sequence ACTCATTGCCGAGGGGAGGCCGGGGAAACGGGAGGGATTTTTTTACACCGATTCCGACGCCCATAAATGGGCTGACGCGGCCTCAAGGGTTCTGGCTTCGGATCCCGATGAAAAACTGGAAGGACTGCTGGATGAATACATTGATCTTATGGCGAGATCCCAGGAGGAAGACGGCTATCTCTTTACCTGGAACCAGCTCTACTTTCCAGGTACCCGTTGGGTCAATATGCAGGTGGAACATGAGCTGTATACAGCCGGACATTTTATTGAAGCGGGGATCTCTCATCTGGCGGCGATGGGGAAGAAGGATCTTTTTAATCTGGCCCTGAACTCAGCAGACCTTGTGGTAAAAGACTTTACCCGGATCTCATCGGCCTCTGCCCCGGGACATCAGGAGATCGAAATAGCCCTTCTCAAGCTGTATCGCCTTACAGGGAAGAAGGACTATCTTAATACGGCCGAGCAGTTCCTCTTGAAAAGAGGACATAATAAACTCTTCGGGTTTATCATGCTCCGTGATTTTCTTTCTCATACCTTCAGAAGCCGAAAGGTCAGGAAGCTGGATAAAACACAGGGATCAAAAGAGCTTGGATTCGAGTTCGGCGAAAACATTCAGTCCCGGGAACCCAGATTTCTGATGGTCCGCTCTTTTTTTTCCTTTCTTGACGGGAGCTATCAGCAGCAGCATCAACCGTTGCTGAAACAGACTGAAGCGAAAGGTCATTCCGTCAGATGGGCCTATATGATGTATGCCGCCGCCATTCTGGCAAGTGAAAAAGACGGAGACGAGGTATGCAATTTTCTGGAAAAATGCTGGGAGAACCTGGTAACAAAGAAGATGTATATCACCGGCGGGATCGGGTCTCTCCCTGTGATTGAAGGTTTCGGCAGGGACTATGAACTTAATAATGAGTTTTCCTACAGTGAAACATGCGCCGCCATAGGATCAATTTTCTGGAATAATGAGATGCTCCGCCTCTCTCCTCAGGCGCGCTTTGCCGACCTTGTGGAGAGACAGCTCTATAATGCCGCCTCTGTGGGGATATCTCAGGACGGGAAGAAATACTTTTATAGAAATCCTCTGGAATCCAATGGGGAATTGGAACGACATGCCTGGTTTGAGACGGCCTGCTGTCCCTCAAATATCTCCCGGCTCTGGGCAGATATTCATAATCTCATCTACCTCGAGACAGAAGAAACCATCACGATCAACCAGTACATCGGAAGCTCAACCGAATTTGAGAAGAAAGAGATAAACATCGAGATGGAATCCGGTTTTCCCTGGGAAGGAAAGGTCAGGATTAAGGTCTCAAATACGAGGCCCATAAGCCTTCAACTCCGTATCCCCGGATGGGCTGATTCCTGGGAAATCAGGCTTAATAACGAGCTCTATACCGGGGGAGAACAGATCCGGGACTCCCCCATCTATACACAAATTATGCAGAATGCCCATTATGAAACTGTGATGCTCTCTCCCGGTTCCAGGAATCTCATTGAACTCGATATTCCCATGGAAATTCTTGCCAACAGATCGGATTCCCGGGTCAGGGAAAATCGGGGAAAGAGAGCTATTTCAAGGGGTCCTCTGATTTACTGTGTTGAATCTGAGAATGATATAGATTCAGCTGTTGATATCTCCCGACTCCGCTTTGAGATGGACCATAGCTCATTTACCGGCAGCACGGGAGTTATTCTGAATGATGACGTCAGTTTTATTCCCTATTTCCTGTGGGGAAATCGGGGTAAACGGAAGATGAAGGTCTGGGTGGATTTTCTATAG